One segment of Natronosalvus halobius DNA contains the following:
- a CDS encoding inorganic diphosphatase translates to MVNLWEDLETGPNAPETIYAVVECLKGERNKYEYDKDVPGVVLDRVLHSNVHYPSDYGFIPQSYYDDEDPFDVLVLVEDQTFPGCVIEARPVALMKMDDDGEQDDKVVAVPEEDPRYDHIQDLEDIPQQQRDEIDEFFSTYKNLEEGKEVETQGWEDKQAAHDAIEHAQDLYEEHFG, encoded by the coding sequence ATGGTCAATCTCTGGGAAGACCTCGAGACCGGACCGAACGCACCGGAAACGATCTACGCCGTCGTCGAGTGTCTCAAGGGCGAGCGAAACAAGTACGAGTACGACAAGGACGTGCCGGGCGTCGTCCTGGACCGTGTACTTCACTCGAACGTCCACTATCCCTCAGACTACGGGTTCATCCCGCAGAGTTACTACGACGACGAGGATCCCTTCGACGTGCTCGTGCTCGTCGAGGACCAGACGTTCCCCGGCTGTGTCATCGAGGCTCGTCCCGTCGCACTCATGAAGATGGACGACGACGGTGAACAGGACGACAAGGTCGTTGCCGTCCCCGAAGAGGACCCCCGGTACGATCACATTCAGGACCTCGAAGACATCCCGCAACAGCAGCGCGACGAGATAGACGAGTTCTTCTCGACGTACAAGAACCTCGAGGAGGGCAAGGAGGTCGAGACGCAGGGCTGGGAGGACAAGCAGGCTGCCCACGACGCGATCGAGCACGCCCAGGACCTCTACGAGGAGCACTTCGGGTAA
- a CDS encoding HalOD1 output domain-containing protein: MSSQLDHAPHGEVELDSTDDETEALTGELVQAIAALEEVPETDVGPLYESVELESVVTLLRHASAHDSTVSVEFEHEGYTITIGSDGTVRIYEGDPQIGQPNESA; encoded by the coding sequence ATGAGCAGCCAACTCGATCACGCACCCCACGGAGAGGTGGAACTCGACTCGACGGACGACGAAACGGAGGCGCTGACGGGGGAACTCGTCCAGGCGATCGCGGCCCTGGAGGAGGTGCCCGAAACCGATGTCGGACCGTTGTACGAATCCGTCGAACTGGAGTCGGTCGTGACGCTACTCCGCCACGCGAGCGCGCACGATTCGACGGTCAGTGTCGAATTCGAACACGAGGGCTACACCATCACCATCGGTTCCGACGGAACCGTTCGAATTTACGAGGGGGACCCACAGATCGGCCAGCCAAACGAGTCTGCGTGA
- a CDS encoding PadR family transcriptional regulator, which yields MSEAQAITGEQSIARELTAFQRNILVILAKEPMYGLAIKRELEDYYGTEVNHGRLYPNLDELVDLGLVEKSELDKRTNQYELTDDGYEAVLDGLEWSLSKVVTGDDRADEIGEIIDSSY from the coding sequence ATGTCAGAGGCACAAGCAATCACCGGCGAGCAGAGTATCGCACGCGAACTTACAGCGTTCCAGCGGAACATTTTGGTCATCCTGGCGAAGGAGCCGATGTACGGCCTGGCCATCAAGCGCGAGCTCGAGGACTACTACGGGACGGAAGTCAACCACGGTCGACTCTACCCCAACCTCGACGAACTCGTCGACCTCGGCCTGGTCGAAAAGAGCGAACTCGACAAGCGGACCAACCAGTACGAACTGACCGACGACGGCTACGAGGCCGTCCTCGACGGTCTCGAGTGGTCGCTTTCGAAGGTCGTCACGGGCGACGACCGCGCCGACGAGATCGGCGAGATCATCGACAGCAGCTACTGA
- a CDS encoding DUF7504 family protein: MQTESGTGVSDGVTFAQALDRLKRNGSTVLVVGSSEQAAHEVACQRLLGTHTGTERHRLAVTARDATYRGHGCVCESTDARTRHIEHTVRPEQEPTIDSTGRPLATLGTDVIDAIREIESAEDGLDPAELRVCVDSIVPLLSEYDPEDVFKLLHITTTTVRSTTGMGHFHLPLARDHDAVNLFEPLFDAVVEVRRRDGRVEQRWHLRDYTVQSEWLEL, from the coding sequence ATGCAGACTGAGTCAGGTACCGGTGTGTCAGACGGCGTCACCTTCGCACAGGCGCTCGACCGACTCAAACGGAACGGAAGTACTGTACTGGTCGTCGGGAGCAGCGAGCAAGCCGCACACGAAGTCGCGTGCCAGCGCTTGCTCGGGACGCACACCGGTACCGAACGCCATCGGCTCGCCGTGACGGCTCGAGACGCGACGTACCGGGGCCACGGCTGCGTCTGTGAGTCCACGGACGCACGGACGCGTCACATCGAACACACCGTCCGACCAGAACAGGAACCGACCATCGATTCGACCGGTCGGCCGCTCGCCACCCTCGGAACGGACGTCATCGACGCGATTCGAGAAATCGAGTCGGCGGAGGACGGACTCGATCCTGCCGAACTGCGCGTCTGCGTCGATTCGATCGTCCCGTTACTGAGCGAGTATGACCCCGAGGACGTGTTCAAACTGCTCCACATCACGACGACCACCGTCCGAAGTACGACGGGAATGGGCCACTTTCACCTCCCGCTGGCGCGCGATCACGACGCGGTCAACCTGTTCGAACCGCTGTTCGACGCGGTCGTCGAGGTTCGACGCCGCGACGGTCGCGTCGAGCAACGGTGGCACCTTCGTGACTACACTGTCCAGAGTGAGTGGCTCGAACTGTAG
- the rnhA gene encoding ribonuclease HI: MPVIECDVEDARERLQDAGVMVESGNTDHERWRASHGDATAVAYENKVVIQGGRPRDLEALLRDGGGRAHVYFDGGARGNPGPAGIGWVIVTSEGIVADGSETIGRATNNQAEYEALIAALEGARDYGYDEVHVRGDSELIVKQVRGEYNTNNPELREKRVTVHELLREFDEWTLEHVPREVNDRADALANEAMDQSQ, translated from the coding sequence ATGCCGGTCATCGAGTGCGACGTCGAAGACGCCCGCGAACGTCTCCAGGACGCGGGTGTGATGGTCGAGTCGGGAAATACCGATCACGAGCGCTGGCGGGCGTCTCACGGGGATGCGACGGCCGTCGCCTACGAGAACAAGGTCGTCATACAGGGAGGTAGGCCTCGCGACCTCGAGGCACTCCTGCGCGATGGCGGCGGTCGCGCGCACGTCTACTTCGACGGTGGCGCGCGCGGCAACCCTGGGCCCGCCGGGATCGGCTGGGTGATCGTCACGAGCGAGGGCATCGTCGCGGACGGGAGCGAAACGATCGGTCGTGCGACGAACAACCAGGCCGAGTACGAGGCCCTGATCGCGGCGCTCGAGGGGGCCCGTGACTACGGCTACGACGAGGTTCACGTGCGCGGCGACTCCGAACTCATCGTCAAGCAGGTCCGCGGTGAGTACAACACCAATAATCCCGAATTGCGAGAAAAGCGGGTGACCGTCCACGAACTCCTTCGCGAGTTCGACGAGTGGACGCTCGAGCACGTTCCCCGTGAGGTCAACGACCGAGCGGACGCGCTGGCGAACGAGGCGATGGACCAGTCTCAGTGA
- a CDS encoding DUF7108 family protein — translation MTGHDAFESEPRENDADGASDAAHDLPADVVDEAERLRRFERNAVDEGEREAYADRRERLLDEHEYTDHVRSDDGDEVLVLHPEEWHDQEAGVIRTDRIEDLTRAVEIPLDGPGDPEDWETVDERNRSLAAEVRDVHGDVHGDTAEALADFMGNHYAKPITSASSDELAEFRSEYFVRNAWPSEEQRDAIDDSLERIYETAEKPVPEFRSEPSQ, via the coding sequence ATGACCGGCCACGACGCATTCGAGTCCGAACCGCGGGAGAACGACGCCGACGGTGCGTCCGACGCAGCACACGACCTGCCCGCCGACGTCGTCGACGAGGCCGAGCGCCTCCGACGTTTCGAGCGAAACGCCGTCGACGAAGGGGAACGCGAGGCCTACGCCGATCGCCGGGAACGGTTGCTCGACGAACACGAGTATACGGACCACGTCCGCTCGGACGACGGCGACGAGGTGCTCGTCTTACATCCCGAGGAGTGGCACGACCAGGAGGCCGGGGTCATCAGAACGGACCGCATCGAGGACCTCACGCGCGCGGTCGAAATTCCACTCGACGGGCCGGGCGATCCCGAGGACTGGGAGACCGTCGACGAACGAAACCGGTCGCTCGCGGCCGAGGTTCGCGACGTTCACGGCGACGTTCACGGTGACACCGCCGAGGCGCTCGCGGACTTCATGGGAAACCACTACGCGAAACCGATCACGTCCGCCTCGAGCGACGAACTCGCGGAGTTCCGGTCAGAGTACTTCGTTCGCAACGCCTGGCCCTCCGAGGAGCAACGCGACGCGATAGATGACTCTCTCGAGCGTATCTACGAGACGGCCGAAAAACCGGTGCCCGAATTCCGGTCGGAACCGTCTCAGTGA
- a CDS encoding alkaline phosphatase family protein: MGLFDRLRGDENPRVAFIGIDGVPYSLLTNNRDRFPNFAALADEGTASEISSIVPPESSACWPALTTGVNPGETGVYGFQDREVGTYETYVPMGREVQATRLWDRVTEAGRKATVLNVPVTFPPQRDVQRMVSGFLSPDLEKAAFPDDVRDYLESIDYRIDVNPKLGHEPDKTDFIQDAHETLDARFEAFRHYLETDDWDLFFGVFMTTDRVNHFLFKDYERDGEYREEFLEFYEKLDDYIGRIRGLLPDDVTLIVASDHGFTSLDYEVHFNEWLREEGWLSFDTDSPDELGDIADETRAYSFIPGRFYLNLEGREPRGSVPQEDYDAVRDELKAMLEDLEGPDGRNVVDRVVEKETAFRGDHDDIAPDLVAIPAKGFDLKSGFKADNDIFTTGPRNGMHSFDDTSLFIDDPEATIEDADLYDVAPTILELLEVDVKRSAFDGASLI; the protein is encoded by the coding sequence ATGGGTCTGTTCGACCGATTGCGCGGCGATGAAAACCCGCGCGTCGCGTTTATCGGTATCGACGGTGTGCCGTACAGTCTGTTGACGAACAACCGCGATCGATTCCCCAACTTCGCCGCGCTCGCCGACGAGGGGACCGCGAGCGAGATCTCCAGCATCGTCCCTCCCGAATCGAGTGCCTGCTGGCCGGCGCTCACGACCGGCGTCAACCCTGGCGAGACCGGCGTCTACGGCTTCCAGGACCGGGAGGTCGGCACCTACGAGACGTACGTTCCGATGGGGCGGGAGGTACAGGCGACTCGCCTCTGGGACCGCGTAACGGAGGCGGGTCGTAAGGCGACCGTGCTCAACGTTCCCGTCACGTTCCCACCACAGCGAGACGTCCAGCGCATGGTTTCGGGATTTCTCTCCCCCGACCTCGAGAAGGCGGCCTTTCCCGACGACGTTCGCGATTACCTCGAGTCGATCGACTACCGCATCGACGTCAACCCGAAACTCGGCCACGAACCGGACAAGACCGACTTCATCCAGGACGCCCACGAGACGCTCGACGCCCGCTTCGAGGCGTTCCGACACTACCTCGAAACGGACGACTGGGACCTCTTCTTCGGCGTCTTCATGACCACCGACCGAGTGAACCACTTCCTGTTCAAGGACTACGAGCGCGACGGCGAGTACAGGGAGGAGTTCCTCGAGTTCTACGAGAAACTCGACGATTACATCGGGCGCATTCGCGGCCTCCTACCGGACGACGTGACGCTGATCGTCGCCTCCGATCACGGCTTCACCAGCCTCGACTACGAGGTCCACTTCAACGAGTGGCTCCGCGAGGAGGGATGGCTCTCCTTCGACACCGACAGCCCGGATGAACTGGGCGACATCGCCGACGAAACGCGCGCGTACTCGTTCATCCCCGGCCGGTTCTACCTCAATCTCGAGGGCCGGGAACCACGCGGATCGGTCCCACAAGAGGACTACGACGCGGTTCGTGACGAACTGAAGGCCATGCTCGAGGACCTCGAGGGTCCCGACGGTCGGAACGTGGTCGACCGCGTCGTCGAGAAGGAGACGGCGTTCCGTGGCGACCACGACGACATCGCACCGGACCTCGTGGCGATTCCGGCCAAGGGCTTCGACCTCAAGTCGGGGTTCAAAGCCGACAACGACATTTTCACCACGGGCCCGCGTAACGGGATGCACAGCTTCGACGATACCAGCCTCTTCATCGACGACCCCGAGGCCACCATCGAGGACGCCGACCTGTACGACGTCGCCCCGACGATTCTCGAGTTGCTCGAAGTCGACGTCAAGCGGTCGGCCTTCGACGGTGCAAGCCTGATCTGA
- a CDS encoding LolA family protein: MGWTHDGLVLAAITLVVICAGCTVAISGETQPDGEMLLQEAVTADGVPPLTGERAVTFTDSTGTYETTERVWERPPSKMRSDVIDSVGFEESHEGGIVVRNGSTLWLADGETDDVTVYDLEAESETETESDDEARFLGEHLDQYDISYEGTETVANRTTHVVSVEPKETTVDRGIGVLVGDTRYVYPLETSAYEETDFEVGTFWIDDEHGYPLAMQGTYTDVDGTELEVTSAFETVTFGADLEAGLFDLPAENDTDDERSVEEPEFEQHGFADRSEANEYLRFEVPNATFPAEYERQSVSADQWNGVQTYHEEYRVGEDLLWFSVSEGDLRGDDPDREGIGELEATVSTFNGTTLVTWDCGELTYQVSSSIGEATLLERAEEIGCQ, encoded by the coding sequence ATGGGGTGGACTCACGACGGACTAGTTCTCGCAGCGATCACACTCGTGGTCATCTGTGCCGGATGCACGGTGGCAATTTCGGGGGAGACGCAACCGGATGGGGAAATGCTTCTCCAGGAGGCGGTGACGGCCGACGGCGTACCGCCGCTGACTGGGGAGCGAGCGGTTACGTTCACTGACAGTACAGGAACGTACGAGACTACAGAACGCGTCTGGGAACGCCCGCCGTCGAAGATGCGATCGGACGTGATCGATTCGGTCGGCTTCGAGGAGAGCCACGAGGGAGGGATCGTCGTTCGAAACGGTTCGACACTCTGGCTGGCTGACGGTGAGACCGACGACGTGACGGTTTACGATCTCGAAGCGGAGTCCGAGACCGAGACTGAATCCGATGACGAGGCGCGATTCCTCGGGGAGCACCTCGACCAGTACGATATCAGCTACGAGGGGACCGAGACGGTCGCGAACCGAACGACCCACGTCGTCTCGGTCGAGCCAAAGGAGACGACAGTCGACCGTGGCATCGGCGTACTGGTCGGCGACACTCGCTACGTCTACCCGCTCGAGACGAGTGCGTACGAGGAGACTGACTTCGAGGTCGGGACGTTCTGGATCGACGACGAACACGGGTATCCGCTCGCAATGCAGGGAACGTACACGGACGTCGACGGCACCGAACTCGAGGTCACCAGCGCGTTCGAGACCGTCACGTTCGGAGCGGACCTCGAGGCCGGGTTGTTCGATCTGCCAGCGGAGAACGACACGGACGACGAGCGATCCGTCGAAGAGCCGGAATTCGAACAACACGGGTTTGCGGACCGCTCGGAAGCGAACGAGTACCTGCGATTTGAGGTTCCGAACGCGACGTTCCCCGCGGAGTACGAACGACAGTCCGTGTCCGCCGACCAGTGGAACGGCGTCCAGACCTACCACGAGGAGTACCGTGTTGGTGAGGACCTCCTCTGGTTTAGCGTCTCGGAGGGCGATCTCCGCGGCGACGATCCCGACCGCGAGGGCATCGGTGAACTCGAGGCGACCGTCTCGACCTTCAACGGGACGACCCTCGTCACGTGGGACTGTGGCGAGTTGACCTACCAGGTGAGCAGTTCGATCGGCGAAGCGACGCTACTCGAACGGGCCGAGGAAATCGGCTGTCAGTGA
- a CDS encoding transcription initiation factor IIB, producing the protein MTRSTRQRERMRETDETEDQEGVRACPECNSDNLVKDSDRGELICEDCGLVVEEEQIDPGPEWRAFNHQERQNKSRVGAPTTQTMHDKGLTTTIDWKDKDAYGRSISSKKRSQMHRLRKWQERIRTKDAGERNLQFALSEIDRMASALGVPRSVREVASVIYRRALKEDLIRGRSIEGVATSALYAACRKEGIPRSLEEISEVSRVERKEIGRTYRYISQELGLEMKPVDPKKYVPRFCSELELSEEVQSKANEIIEKTAEEGLLSGKSPTGYAAAAIYAASLLCNEKKTQREVADVAQVTEVTIRNRYQEQIEAMGIHG; encoded by the coding sequence ATGACACGGTCCACCCGCCAGCGGGAGCGAATGCGCGAGACGGACGAGACCGAGGACCAAGAGGGGGTACGTGCGTGCCCCGAGTGCAACTCGGATAATCTCGTCAAGGATTCCGACCGGGGTGAGCTCATCTGTGAAGACTGTGGGCTCGTCGTGGAGGAAGAACAGATCGACCCCGGCCCGGAATGGCGGGCGTTCAACCACCAGGAACGACAGAACAAGTCCCGCGTCGGAGCGCCGACGACGCAGACGATGCACGACAAGGGACTCACGACGACGATCGACTGGAAGGACAAAGACGCCTACGGTCGATCCATTTCCTCGAAAAAGCGCAGTCAGATGCATCGACTGCGCAAGTGGCAAGAACGCATCCGGACGAAAGACGCCGGCGAACGCAACCTGCAGTTCGCCCTCTCCGAGATCGATCGCATGGCCTCGGCACTCGGCGTTCCGCGATCGGTTCGTGAGGTCGCGTCGGTCATCTACCGACGCGCGCTCAAGGAGGACCTGATCCGCGGACGATCGATCGAGGGCGTCGCTACGTCCGCACTGTACGCCGCCTGCCGAAAGGAAGGCATTCCGCGCAGCCTCGAAGAAATCTCCGAGGTATCCCGCGTCGAACGCAAAGAAATCGGTCGCACCTATCGATACATCTCACAGGAACTCGGCCTCGAGATGAAACCGGTCGACCCGAAAAAGTACGTCCCTCGCTTTTGCTCCGAACTCGAACTCTCCGAAGAGGTCCAGTCCAAGGCCAACGAAATCATCGAGAAGACGGCCGAGGAAGGGCTCCTCTCCGGAAAATCACCAACCGGGTACGCCGCCGCGGCCATCTACGCGGCCTCGCTGCTGTGCAACGAGAAGAAGACTCAGCGAGAGGTCGCTGACGTCGCGCAGGTGACCGAAGTCACGATCCGGAACCGGTATCAAGAACAGATCGAAGCGATGGGCATCCACGGCTAA
- a CDS encoding DUF371 domain-containing protein — protein MTEVVHARGHEHVSGRHASTFEITTDDYLTPAGDCILAIDADRAPADFDPDFVEACRDADAVVTVTIEADGHADSVTGRGDPDLEFASERSAVGRTSEYVDERTVMLEADVAAEGFDRDLVAALAEGADARVTFTVSSPE, from the coding sequence CTGACGGAGGTCGTCCACGCCCGCGGCCACGAGCACGTCTCTGGCAGACACGCGAGCACCTTCGAAATCACGACCGACGACTACCTCACGCCGGCTGGGGACTGCATCCTCGCCATCGACGCCGACCGCGCACCCGCCGACTTCGATCCGGACTTCGTCGAGGCCTGTCGGGACGCCGACGCGGTAGTCACCGTCACCATCGAGGCCGACGGGCACGCCGACAGCGTGACGGGGCGAGGGGACCCCGACCTCGAGTTCGCCAGCGAGCGCAGTGCCGTCGGACGAACCAGCGAGTACGTCGACGAGCGGACGGTCATGCTCGAGGCCGACGTCGCCGCCGAGGGATTCGACCGCGACCTGGTGGCCGCACTCGCCGAAGGTGCTGACGCCCGGGTGACATTTACCGTCTCGTCCCCCGAGTGA
- a CDS encoding ATP-dependent helicase, which translates to MDGDESSHSTRPSLPPALESADVADWDVFELLEPAVQEWWLEAFGEYVPENGGFFTPPQRGAIPKIHAGTNTLICAPTGSGKTLASFTAIIDELFKRDRDGDGLENAVYCLYVSPLKSLANDIHRNLEVPLEGIESIVEERGDSMGEIRHAIRHGDTSSSERQAMLETTPHVLNTTPETLAILLNAPKFREKLRSVEYVIVDEIHSLAANKRGTHLSVSLERLEALVDHDVTRIGCSATIEPLSQVAEFLVGCEPSGDPASAGSDFEGTGSDFEDGRTPRDYDIVDARFAREFDLRLECPADDLINTSRDLVQDRFYRLLHEHIQDHTNTLVFTNTRSGAERVLHTLRERFDAYDEDNSGCHHGSLSKDVRHRVEGKLKAGDLDVVTSSTSLELGIDMPHVDLVVQVGSPKSVAALLQRVGRAGHRVGQTVTGRVIALDRDELLECAVMLKKAQEGFVDAVSIPENAQDVAAQQVYGMAIAEIRPEREVLEILRRAYPYRRYGGDDWEQLLAYLTVEYAGMEDRNVYAKVWRDANDPPDGEHHYPEYPVGEVLMGKRGRLARVIYMTNVGTIPDSFTCDVYTRADSAWVGQLDEGYLDTLEKGDVFVLGGDHFEYRYRRGPKVYVDRTSARPTVPSWYSERLPLSSDMGREILAFQRTLLEHYAEGGSSRVRAWLRQFPLDDSSVRAMSRLFDYQIRYAGTESVSTPDRLAIEVQRDRDEYERHYYVHSCYGRRVNDGLSRLLAYRCAQEATADVRVAVADNGFVLSMPLNRKVDLEGILDDLEPEDVRPDLRSALSGTDLLQRYFRINATRSLMILKRYKGYEKSASEQQVSSEMLLGFAEGLEDFAVIEETYRELLEDKLNVAEIEGIVSRLESGELEVSRRLVDSPTPRAFGLATLSASDVVLAEDESAVLQAFHEHVLEEIDESALATSADNR; encoded by the coding sequence ATGGATGGGGACGAGTCGTCGCACTCGACGAGACCGTCGTTGCCGCCTGCACTCGAGTCGGCCGACGTCGCTGACTGGGATGTCTTCGAGTTACTCGAGCCGGCAGTCCAGGAATGGTGGCTCGAGGCCTTCGGGGAGTACGTCCCCGAGAACGGCGGCTTCTTCACTCCACCACAGCGCGGCGCCATCCCAAAGATTCACGCGGGAACGAACACGCTTATCTGTGCGCCCACGGGTTCTGGCAAGACGCTCGCGTCGTTTACCGCGATCATCGACGAACTCTTCAAGCGCGACCGGGACGGCGACGGACTCGAGAACGCGGTGTACTGTCTGTACGTCTCGCCGCTGAAGTCGCTGGCCAACGACATTCACCGAAACCTCGAGGTACCGCTCGAGGGGATCGAATCGATCGTCGAAGAGCGAGGCGATTCGATGGGCGAGATTCGCCACGCGATTCGTCACGGCGACACCAGTTCGAGCGAGCGCCAGGCGATGCTCGAGACGACGCCCCACGTTCTCAACACGACGCCGGAGACGCTGGCTATCTTGCTCAACGCGCCCAAATTCCGTGAGAAACTGCGCAGCGTGGAGTACGTCATCGTCGACGAGATTCACTCGCTGGCGGCGAACAAACGTGGGACGCACCTGTCGGTGAGCCTCGAGCGACTCGAGGCGCTGGTCGACCACGACGTCACGCGAATCGGCTGTTCGGCGACGATCGAACCGCTCTCGCAGGTCGCGGAGTTTCTGGTTGGCTGTGAACCGTCTGGCGATCCGGCGTCGGCTGGCTCGGACTTCGAGGGAACAGGCTCGGATTTCGAGGACGGACGAACCCCTCGAGACTACGACATCGTCGACGCCCGCTTCGCCCGCGAGTTCGACCTCCGCCTCGAGTGCCCTGCCGACGACCTGATCAACACCTCGCGAGACCTCGTCCAGGACCGGTTCTACCGACTCTTACACGAGCACATCCAGGACCACACCAACACACTCGTCTTCACGAACACGCGTTCGGGTGCCGAACGCGTGTTGCACACGCTTCGCGAGCGGTTCGACGCCTACGACGAGGACAACTCGGGGTGTCACCACGGGAGCCTCTCTAAGGACGTTCGACACCGAGTCGAAGGAAAGCTCAAAGCGGGCGACCTGGACGTGGTGACGTCCTCGACGAGTCTCGAGTTGGGAATCGACATGCCCCACGTCGACCTCGTCGTGCAGGTCGGCTCGCCGAAGTCCGTCGCCGCGTTGCTCCAGCGCGTTGGACGGGCGGGCCATCGGGTCGGTCAGACCGTTACGGGTCGAGTGATTGCCCTCGACCGGGACGAGTTGCTCGAGTGCGCCGTGATGCTCAAGAAGGCCCAGGAGGGCTTCGTCGACGCCGTGTCGATCCCCGAGAACGCCCAGGACGTCGCTGCCCAGCAGGTCTACGGGATGGCGATCGCCGAGATTCGACCGGAACGGGAGGTGCTGGAGATTCTGCGGCGGGCGTATCCCTACCGGCGCTACGGCGGCGACGATTGGGAGCAACTCCTAGCGTACCTCACGGTCGAGTACGCCGGTATGGAGGACCGGAACGTCTACGCGAAGGTCTGGCGTGACGCCAACGATCCACCCGACGGCGAGCACCACTACCCAGAGTACCCCGTCGGCGAGGTGCTGATGGGCAAACGTGGTCGACTCGCCCGCGTCATCTACATGACCAACGTCGGCACGATTCCGGACTCCTTCACCTGCGACGTCTACACGCGCGCCGACAGCGCGTGGGTCGGCCAGCTCGACGAGGGCTATCTGGACACCCTCGAGAAGGGCGACGTGTTCGTCCTCGGCGGCGATCACTTCGAGTACCGCTACCGACGCGGGCCGAAGGTGTACGTCGACCGGACGAGCGCGCGGCCGACGGTGCCGTCCTGGTACTCCGAGCGCCTGCCGCTCTCCTCGGACATGGGTCGCGAGATCCTCGCGTTCCAGCGAACGCTCCTCGAGCACTACGCCGAGGGCGGCTCCTCACGCGTCCGCGCCTGGCTTCGTCAGTTCCCGCTGGACGACTCGAGCGTCCGCGCGATGTCCAGGCTGTTCGACTACCAGATTCGCTACGCGGGCACGGAGAGCGTGAGCACGCCCGACCGACTCGCCATCGAGGTCCAACGCGACCGCGACGAGTACGAGCGCCACTACTACGTCCACTCCTGTTACGGTCGTCGCGTCAACGACGGCCTCTCGCGACTGCTCGCCTACCGGTGTGCCCAGGAGGCGACTGCAGACGTTCGTGTCGCCGTCGCCGACAACGGGTTCGTCCTCTCGATGCCCCTGAACCGGAAGGTCGACCTCGAGGGAATTCTCGACGACCTCGAGCCCGAGGACGTGCGCCCGGACCTGCGAAGCGCGCTGTCGGGAACCGACCTCCTCCAGCGGTACTTCCGGATCAACGCCACGCGCTCGCTGATGATCCTCAAGCGGTACAAGGGCTACGAGAAGTCCGCCAGCGAGCAACAGGTCTCGAGCGAGATGCTGCTCGGATTCGCCGAGGGCCTCGAGGACTTCGCCGTCATCGAGGAAACCTACCGCGAACTCCTCGAGGACAAGTTGAACGTCGCGGAGATCGAAGGCATCGTCTCCCGCCTCGAGTCGGGCGAACTCGAGGTCTCGAGACGACTCGTCGACTCGCCGACGCCGCGTGCGTTCGGCCTGGCGACGCTCTCGGCGAGCGACGTGGTCCTGGCCGAAGACGAGAGCGCCGTCTTGCAAGCGTTCCACGAGCACGTCCTGGAGGAGATTGACGAGAGTGCGCTGGCCACGTCGGCCGATAATCGATAG
- a CDS encoding UPF0058 family protein, translated as MRGIDGMRKQELIHLHALAVELRKDVTKHETVPPSAFEEYDRCGVAPTSIHYNKPRHKESLLLLLDGICRTIGRPPAQELPDGMR; from the coding sequence GTGAGAGGAATCGATGGAATGCGCAAACAGGAACTCATCCATCTACACGCTCTCGCGGTCGAACTTCGCAAGGACGTAACCAAACACGAGACGGTACCGCCGAGCGCGTTCGAGGAGTACGATCGGTGTGGGGTCGCTCCGACGTCGATTCACTACAACAAGCCTCGGCACAAAGAAAGTCTGCTGTTGCTCCTGGACGGGATCTGTCGTACTATCGGTCGGCCGCCGGCGCAGGAGCTCCCCGACGGGATGCGGTGA